In the Mesobacillus jeotgali genome, one interval contains:
- the rocF gene encoding arginase → MKKLSIIGMPMDLGQTRRGVDMGPSAIRYAGINERLKVLFDEIEDLGDIPVGRPEVKIDPNSNLRNLELVAEKNSLLADEVDKIIESGSFPLVLGGDHSIAIGTLAGVSKHYKNLGVIWYDAHGDLNTAETSPSGNIHGMPLAVSLGLGHYMLTQLGGFAPKVKPENIVLIGARALDDGEKDLIKELGIKVFTMHEIDRLGMAAVIEETIDYLKEKVDGVHLSLDLDGLDPTDAPGVGTPVTGGISYRESHLAMEMLAEAKIITSAEFVEVNPILDEKNKTAVAAVALMGSLFGEKLL, encoded by the coding sequence ATGAAGAAACTTTCGATTATCGGGATGCCGATGGATTTGGGTCAGACGCGAAGGGGAGTTGATATGGGCCCAAGTGCGATCCGTTATGCTGGCATTAATGAGAGATTAAAAGTTCTTTTTGATGAGATAGAGGACCTTGGAGATATACCGGTTGGCAGGCCTGAAGTGAAGATTGATCCTAACAGCAATCTGCGTAATCTTGAGCTGGTGGCAGAGAAAAATAGTTTGCTTGCTGATGAAGTAGACAAGATTATTGAATCAGGTTCTTTTCCGTTAGTATTAGGTGGGGATCATAGCATTGCGATTGGTACGTTGGCTGGTGTGTCCAAGCATTATAAGAATCTGGGTGTCATTTGGTACGATGCGCATGGAGACTTGAATACAGCTGAAACCTCACCGTCTGGAAATATTCATGGTATGCCGCTTGCTGTGAGCCTCGGCCTGGGTCACTATATGCTGACGCAATTAGGCGGGTTTGCACCCAAGGTAAAGCCGGAGAATATTGTCCTTATCGGAGCACGAGCTTTGGATGATGGCGAAAAGGACTTGATTAAGGAATTGGGCATTAAAGTATTCACGATGCACGAAATCGATCGTCTTGGAATGGCTGCAGTCATTGAGGAAACGATCGATTATCTGAAAGAAAAAGTGGATGGTGTCCATCTTTCACTTGATTTAGATGGTCTGGATCCAACCGATGCGCCGGGTGTTGGAACGCCGGTGACAGGAGGCATCAGCTACCGTGAGAGCCACCTGGCAATGGAGATGCTGGCTGAAGCCAAGATTATTACTTCTGCTGAGTTCGTAGAAGTGAATCCAATACTTGATGAAAAGAACAAGACAGCTGTCGCGGCTGTAGCGCTGATGGGGTCATTATTTGGAGAAAAACTTTTATAA
- a CDS encoding aspartyl-phosphate phosphatase Spo0E family protein, which yields MCAETLLKDIENCRKEMVELAEKTSLSNQRVVDISTRLDHLLNKYYHLSSKKPVLY from the coding sequence ATGTGTGCAGAAACGTTGCTGAAGGATATTGAAAATTGCCGTAAAGAAATGGTTGAACTAGCCGAAAAAACCTCGCTGTCAAATCAACGGGTGGTAGACATCAGTACGAGACTCGACCATTTACTAAATAAATATTATCACTTATCCTCAAAAAAGCCAGTTCTATATTAA
- the sigW gene encoding RNA polymerase sigma factor SigW has translation METIVKHRIKQVIKGDQNAYGEIVEIYKDKVFQLCYRMLGNRHEAEDIAQEAFIRAYININSFNQNLKFSTWLYRIATNLCIDRIRKKKPDYFLDAEVPGTEGLTMYSQIPSETPLPEDEVESLELQDAIQKEISKLPDKYRSVIVLKYIEELSLNEISEILDLPLGTVKTRIHRGREALRQQLRHV, from the coding sequence ATGGAAACAATCGTAAAGCACAGAATAAAACAGGTAATCAAGGGAGACCAGAATGCCTATGGAGAGATTGTTGAGATATACAAGGACAAGGTATTCCAGCTTTGCTACCGTATGCTCGGGAATCGGCATGAGGCAGAGGATATTGCACAGGAGGCATTTATCCGTGCATATATCAATATTAACAGCTTCAATCAAAACCTGAAATTTTCAACATGGCTGTACAGAATTGCTACCAATCTTTGCATTGACCGGATTCGTAAAAAGAAACCAGATTATTTTCTTGATGCAGAAGTGCCGGGAACAGAGGGTTTGACGATGTACTCCCAAATCCCTTCTGAAACCCCTTTGCCAGAGGATGAGGTAGAAAGTCTCGAATTGCAGGATGCGATTCAAAAAGAAATTTCAAAATTACCCGATAAATACAGATCGGTCATCGTATTAAAGTATATTGAGGAGCTTAGCCTGAACGAAATCAGTGAAATTCTGGATCTGCCGCTGGGGACGGTTAAGACAAGGATCCATCGAGGCAGAGAGGCTCTTAGGCAGCAGTTGCGACACGTATAA
- a CDS encoding anti-sigma factor family protein: MKCPEQVIDYMHEYLDDEIPEEHEKILREHLQSCSDCQEYFRELNKAIALVQSTSHIQAPDDFTSRVMAGLPKEKKKTEIQRWFRSHPLLTAASLFLALMTASILSTWNEDHQFSVSKQPNLLVENDTVIVPEGEVVKGDVVVRNGKVKVEGEVQGNLTVINGERYMASAGNVTGEITEVNEVFEWIWYQIKKTAKSTADLFENDEKEQSFQSGMAVF; the protein is encoded by the coding sequence TTGAAATGTCCCGAACAGGTTATAGACTATATGCATGAATATTTAGATGATGAAATTCCTGAAGAACATGAAAAGATTTTAAGAGAGCATCTTCAGAGCTGCTCAGATTGCCAGGAATATTTCAGGGAATTGAACAAGGCTATTGCCCTTGTACAGAGTACCTCCCATATTCAGGCGCCGGATGATTTTACATCAAGGGTCATGGCCGGATTGCCAAAGGAGAAGAAAAAGACAGAAATTCAACGCTGGTTCAGAAGTCATCCGCTTTTGACAGCTGCTTCGCTTTTCCTTGCATTAATGACTGCAAGCATTCTTTCAACGTGGAATGAGGATCACCAGTTTTCTGTTTCGAAACAGCCTAATTTGCTCGTCGAAAACGACACTGTCATCGTTCCTGAAGGGGAAGTCGTCAAGGGTGATGTGGTGGTCAGGAATGGCAAAGTGAAAGTCGAAGGCGAAGTACAAGGAAACTTGACCGTCATCAACGGGGAAAGGTACATGGCTTCAGCGGGTAATGTTACAGGGGAAATAACCGAAGTCAATGAAGTATTCGAATGGATTTGGTACCAAATTAAAAAGACCGCGAAAAGCACCGCGGATCTTTTTGAAAATGACGAGAAGGAACAGTCATTCCAATCAGGAATGGCTGTTTTTTAA
- the cdaA gene encoding diadenylate cyclase CdaA, with protein MSFADFNLLEYLANIVDILLVWFVIYKLIAIIRGTKAVQLLKGIFVILIVKFVSDFFGLNTLSWMMEQVLTWGFLAIIIIFQPELRRALEQLGRGRLFARSGLQEEEDEEKMVEAIIKATDYMAKRRIGALISIERETGMSDYIETGIQLNSRISSELLINLFIPNTPLHDGAVVIQKNIVAAAACYLPLSESPFISKELGTRHRAALGISEVTDSITIVVSEETGNVSVTRNGELYRDLSGETLRELLTAELISPSRIKQAASTRWSWRGKKNG; from the coding sequence ATGTCGTTTGCGGATTTCAATTTATTAGAATATCTAGCTAATATTGTTGACATTCTCCTGGTTTGGTTCGTCATTTATAAGTTGATTGCTATTATTCGTGGGACGAAGGCTGTCCAGCTTTTGAAAGGGATATTTGTCATCCTGATTGTAAAGTTTGTCAGTGATTTCTTCGGACTGAATACGCTCAGCTGGATGATGGAACAAGTACTGACCTGGGGATTCCTTGCTATTATTATCATTTTCCAGCCCGAATTACGAAGGGCACTCGAGCAGCTTGGCAGAGGGCGGCTTTTCGCCAGGTCGGGACTGCAGGAAGAGGAAGATGAAGAAAAAATGGTGGAGGCCATTATCAAGGCAACCGACTATATGGCTAAACGCCGAATCGGTGCATTGATTTCTATTGAAAGAGAAACAGGAATGAGCGATTACATAGAAACGGGCATTCAGCTGAATTCGAGAATATCCTCTGAACTGTTGATTAACCTTTTTATACCGAATACACCGCTTCATGATGGAGCTGTTGTCATACAGAAGAACATTGTTGCAGCAGCGGCTTGTTATTTACCGTTGTCAGAAAGTCCGTTCATTTCGAAGGAGCTGGGCACAAGACACAGGGCTGCACTGGGAATCAGTGAAGTGACGGACAGTATCACAATAGTGGTTTCTGAGGAAACAGGCAATGTGTCAGTTACCCGGAATGGCGAACTATACAGAGACTTGAGCGGGGAAACATTAAGGGAACTGCTCACTGCCGAACTGATTTCACCATCAAGAATCAAGCAGGCAGCTTCTACCCGCTGGAGTTGGAGGGGGAAGAAAAATGGATAG
- a CDS encoding CdaR family protein: protein MDRWMDNPWFIKVVALVLAVLLFGSVPKNDPDKPGDVNVPSDEMVETVEDVPVKRIYDTDTLVVSGVPETVTVKLQGPKNLVQQAKMLRNFEVFVDLTDAEMGNQRVPITIKDVSERLAVSIEPGYANVSIQEKVTKEFSVDAEFSGNIVADGYIAEKPTVKPDKVQITGAKDIVDKITYVKATVNSSGKITDTITREASVLVLDKDMNKLDVIVEPGVVEVTIPVKSSSKKVPIDIVRKGTPPSGVTIDSITLETKEAEIIAAPSVLDKANGVRVEVDVSKIEENTEITLPVIIGEGIVAVSPEMVKVNIKVTKASEKTISNVPIEINGGAGYEVDFLDPTDGRTKLTVSGPSDIVSGLSAEDFKVLIDVSTLDEGDHEVDMKVTAPQNITWKLAKEKASISVAKKEA, encoded by the coding sequence ATGGATAGATGGATGGATAATCCTTGGTTCATAAAAGTGGTTGCCCTAGTCCTTGCTGTGCTTCTCTTTGGGTCCGTTCCTAAAAATGATCCGGATAAGCCAGGCGATGTAAATGTCCCATCAGATGAAATGGTAGAGACAGTTGAGGACGTACCGGTTAAAAGGATTTACGATACTGATACACTGGTCGTTTCCGGGGTTCCAGAGACGGTTACGGTCAAGCTCCAAGGGCCGAAAAACCTTGTTCAGCAGGCAAAAATGCTAAGAAACTTTGAAGTGTTCGTTGATTTGACCGATGCTGAAATGGGAAATCAACGTGTCCCCATTACGATAAAAGATGTATCCGAAAGGCTGGCTGTTTCCATCGAGCCGGGCTATGCGAATGTTTCCATCCAGGAGAAAGTGACAAAGGAGTTCAGCGTCGATGCTGAATTTAGCGGAAATATCGTGGCGGATGGCTATATAGCAGAAAAGCCGACGGTCAAACCGGATAAAGTTCAAATAACGGGAGCTAAGGATATTGTTGATAAGATCACCTATGTAAAAGCTACCGTGAATTCTTCCGGGAAGATAACTGATACAATCACCCGGGAAGCGAGTGTGCTGGTCCTGGATAAAGATATGAATAAACTGGATGTCATTGTAGAGCCAGGGGTAGTTGAAGTAACCATTCCGGTAAAAAGCTCGAGCAAAAAGGTACCGATTGATATTGTTCGAAAAGGTACTCCTCCAAGTGGAGTGACCATCGATTCGATCACTCTTGAAACGAAGGAAGCGGAAATCATCGCGGCTCCAAGCGTTCTTGATAAAGCCAATGGAGTCAGGGTAGAAGTGGATGTCAGTAAGATTGAAGAAAACACGGAAATTACCCTGCCGGTCATTATTGGTGAAGGAATTGTCGCGGTTTCACCGGAAATGGTCAAGGTGAACATAAAAGTCACGAAGGCTTCTGAGAAGACCATTTCCAATGTGCCCATTGAAATCAATGGGGGAGCTGGCTATGAAGTAGATTTCCTGGATCCCACAGACGGCCGGACAAAGTTGACAGTCTCGGGGCCGAGTGATATCGTCTCTGGATTGTCTGCCGAGGATTTTAAAGTTTTAATTGATGTTTCGACGTTAGATGAGGGAGACCACGAAGTCGACATGAAGGTTACAGCACCGCAAAACATTACGTGGAAACTGGCAAAGGAAAAAGCCAGTATATCGGTTGCTAAAAAAGAAGCTTAA
- the glmM gene encoding phosphoglucosamine mutase codes for MGKYFGTDGVRGVANSELTPELAFKLGRFGGYVLTKEHDRPKVLIGRDTRISGHMLEGALVAGLLSIGAEVMRLGVISTPGVSYLTKALGAQAGVMISASHNPVADNGIKFFGPDGYKLSDDQENEIEQLMDLETDELPRPVGADLGQVNDYFEGGQKYLQYLKQSVDEEFTGLHIALDCAHGATSSLATHLFADLDADTSTMGASPNGLNINDGVGSTHPEALAEFVKEKGADLGLAFDGDGDRLIAVDEKGNIVDGDQIMYICGKFMKERGQLKQGTVVSTVMSNLGFYKGLEENGVQSVQTAVGDRYVVEEMKKSGYNLGGEQSGHIIFLDYNTTGDGLLTGLQLANIMKATNKPLSELAGEMKKYPQVLVNIRVTDKHHVTDNEKVKEVIEQVEAEMNGNGRILVRPSGTEPLVRVMAEAATAELCQEYVNRIAAVVEEEMGLKE; via the coding sequence ATGGGTAAATATTTCGGTACAGACGGAGTACGTGGTGTTGCGAACAGCGAATTAACACCAGAGTTGGCGTTCAAGCTTGGACGATTCGGAGGCTATGTCCTCACAAAGGAGCATGATCGCCCTAAGGTGCTGATTGGCCGTGATACTCGTATTTCCGGACATATGCTTGAGGGGGCACTGGTTGCCGGCCTGCTATCTATCGGAGCGGAAGTCATGAGGCTAGGCGTCATCTCAACACCAGGGGTATCTTATTTAACGAAGGCGCTTGGTGCTCAGGCAGGAGTCATGATTTCTGCGTCGCATAATCCGGTTGCTGATAATGGGATTAAATTTTTTGGGCCAGATGGATATAAGCTTTCAGATGATCAGGAAAATGAGATTGAGCAGTTAATGGATCTGGAGACAGATGAGCTGCCTCGTCCAGTTGGTGCTGATCTTGGTCAGGTGAATGATTACTTCGAAGGTGGACAGAAGTACCTTCAATACTTAAAGCAATCTGTTGATGAAGAATTCACAGGTCTTCACATCGCTCTGGATTGTGCACACGGAGCAACCTCTTCATTGGCTACTCACTTGTTTGCTGACCTGGACGCGGATACTTCCACGATGGGAGCATCTCCTAATGGGCTGAATATCAATGATGGTGTAGGTTCTACTCACCCAGAAGCACTTGCTGAATTCGTGAAAGAAAAGGGAGCCGACCTTGGACTTGCATTTGACGGAGATGGCGACCGCCTGATTGCGGTTGATGAAAAAGGTAACATCGTTGATGGCGACCAAATCATGTACATTTGCGGAAAATTCATGAAAGAACGCGGCCAGCTGAAACAGGGTACTGTGGTTTCTACTGTCATGAGCAACCTTGGCTTTTACAAGGGCCTTGAGGAAAATGGAGTACAAAGCGTCCAAACAGCTGTTGGCGACCGTTATGTAGTAGAGGAAATGAAGAAGAGTGGCTATAATCTCGGCGGCGAGCAATCGGGCCATATTATCTTCCTTGATTACAATACGACGGGTGACGGCCTGCTTACAGGGCTGCAGCTTGCCAACATCATGAAAGCCACGAACAAACCGCTTTCCGAGCTGGCTGGGGAAATGAAAAAGTACCCTCAGGTTCTTGTTAACATCCGTGTGACGGATAAGCATCATGTTACGGATAACGAGAAGGTAAAAGAAGTAATTGAACAGGTTGAAGCTGAAATGAACGGCAACGGCCGTATACTGGTCCGTCCTTCCGGAACAGAGCCGTTGGTGCGCGTCATGGCGGAAGCTGCAACAGCAGAGCTTTGCCAGGAATACGTAAATCGTATCGCTGCAGTTGTGGAAGAAGAAATGGGTTTAAAAGAATAA
- the glmS gene encoding glutamine--fructose-6-phosphate transaminase (isomerizing) has protein sequence MCGIVGYIGNNDSKEILLKGLEKLEYRGYDSAGIAVMNEKGVHVFKEKGRIADLRNAVDNDVMANAGIGHTRWATHGPPSKVNAHPHQSSTGRLTLVHNGVIENYDLLKREYLQNVELKSETDTEVIVQLIDLFVNEGLSLEEAFRKTLTLLHGSYALALIDEQNEDTIFVAKNKSPLLVGLGDGFNVVASDAMAMIQVTSQYVELMDKEMVIVTKDEVTIKNLEGEVVSRTPYTAELDASDIEKGTYPHYMLKEIDEQPLVMRKIIQNYQDGEGALEIDSDIVAAMKEADRIYIIAAGTSYHAGLVGKQFIEKLAKIPVEVHISSEFGYNMPLLSEKPLFIFISQSGETADSRQVLVQVKEMGYKALTITNVPGSTLSREADYTLLLHAGPEIAVASTKAYTAQLAVLAILAEVTARRLGHEVNFDLVQELGIVANAMEALCDDKEEFESIAREYLTVTRNAFFIGRGIDFYVGLEGALKLKEISYIQAEGFAGGELKHGTIALIEEGTPVIALATQEFVNLSIRGNVKEVAARGANPCIISMSGLETDEDRFVIPEVHSLLTPLISVIPLQLISYYAALHRDCDVDKPRNLAKSVTVE, from the coding sequence ATGTGTGGAATCGTTGGATATATTGGAAATAACGACTCGAAAGAGATTTTATTAAAAGGCCTTGAAAAGCTAGAATATAGAGGGTATGACTCTGCGGGAATCGCAGTCATGAACGAAAAGGGAGTTCACGTTTTTAAGGAAAAAGGACGCATTGCGGACCTTCGCAACGCAGTGGACAACGATGTTATGGCTAACGCTGGAATCGGCCACACTCGCTGGGCTACTCATGGTCCTCCAAGCAAGGTGAACGCTCACCCTCATCAGAGCTCGACAGGCAGACTGACTCTTGTCCACAATGGCGTCATCGAAAACTATGATCTATTGAAGCGCGAGTATTTGCAGAATGTCGAATTGAAAAGTGAAACGGACACTGAAGTGATCGTGCAGTTGATCGATCTGTTCGTAAACGAAGGTCTAAGCTTAGAAGAAGCGTTCCGTAAAACGCTGACACTTTTACATGGTTCATATGCACTTGCCCTGATAGATGAACAAAACGAAGATACTATTTTTGTGGCGAAAAACAAGAGCCCGCTTCTTGTCGGTCTTGGCGACGGCTTTAATGTTGTGGCTAGTGACGCAATGGCAATGATTCAGGTAACAAGCCAATATGTTGAACTGATGGACAAGGAAATGGTCATTGTCACTAAAGATGAAGTGACAATCAAGAACCTTGAAGGAGAAGTTGTTTCACGCACACCTTATACAGCAGAACTTGATGCAAGTGACATCGAAAAGGGAACATACCCTCACTACATGCTCAAAGAAATCGATGAGCAGCCGCTTGTTATGCGCAAAATCATCCAGAACTACCAGGATGGCGAAGGTGCTCTTGAAATTGACTCTGACATCGTTGCTGCGATGAAAGAAGCTGACCGTATCTATATCATTGCTGCTGGTACTTCCTATCACGCAGGTCTTGTTGGCAAGCAGTTCATCGAAAAGTTGGCAAAGATTCCTGTAGAAGTTCACATCTCAAGTGAGTTTGGCTACAACATGCCGCTTCTATCAGAAAAGCCATTGTTCATTTTCATTTCACAGAGCGGAGAAACTGCGGACAGCCGCCAGGTTCTTGTTCAGGTGAAGGAAATGGGTTACAAGGCACTTACAATTACGAATGTACCTGGTTCAACGCTTTCTCGTGAGGCGGACTACACGCTTCTTCTTCATGCAGGCCCTGAAATCGCTGTTGCTTCAACAAAGGCTTATACAGCACAGCTTGCTGTACTGGCGATTTTAGCGGAAGTTACAGCTCGCCGACTTGGCCATGAAGTAAACTTCGATCTTGTTCAGGAATTAGGAATCGTTGCTAATGCAATGGAAGCCCTTTGCGATGACAAAGAAGAATTCGAAAGCATCGCGCGCGAATACCTTACTGTGACAAGAAACGCATTCTTCATCGGACGCGGAATCGACTTTTACGTTGGTCTAGAAGGCGCATTGAAGCTTAAGGAAATTTCGTACATCCAGGCAGAAGGCTTCGCAGGCGGAGAGCTGAAGCACGGAACAATCGCCTTGATTGAAGAAGGCACACCAGTCATTGCTCTTGCAACACAAGAATTCGTCAACCTGAGCATCCGCGGAAACGTTAAAGAAGTGGCAGCGCGCGGAGCAAACCCGTGCATCATTTCTATGAGCGGACTGGAAACAGACGAAGACCGCTTCGTCATTCCAGAAGTGCACAGCCTATTAACACCTCTTATCTCAGTAATCCCGCTGCAGTTGATCTCATATTATGCAGCATTGCACCGCGACTGTGACGTCGATAAGCCGCGTAACCTGGCTAAGTCGGTAACGGTTGAGTAA